A window from Acropora palmata chromosome 14, jaAcrPala1.3, whole genome shotgun sequence encodes these proteins:
- the LOC141865723 gene encoding uncharacterized protein LOC141865723, whose protein sequence is MSDKDGHERVYKAIQYHEKHLKIAKEIGDRAGEGRAYGNLGNAYQSLGDYQKAIEYHEKDLKIAKEIGDRAGEGGAYGNLGNAYQSLGDYQKAIEYHEKDLKIAKEIGDRAGEGRAYGNLGNAYVSLGDYQKAIEYHKKHLKIAKEIGDRAGEGGAYGNLGNAYQSLGDYQKAIEYHEKDLKIAKEIGDRAGEEGAYGNLGNAYQSLGDYQKAIEYHEKRLKIAKEIGDRAGEGRAYGNLCNAYQSLGDYQKAIEYHAKDLKIAKEIGDRAGEGGAYGNLGNAYKSLGDYQKAIEYHEKCLKIEKEIGDRAGEGRAYGNLGNAYYSLGDYQKAIEYHKKHLKIAKEIGDRAGEGGAYGNLGNAYDSLGDYQKAIEYHEKHLKIAKEIGDRAGEGRAFHNIGIRFFSLGQFENAADSFGYAVEAFDAVRSCLKSKDDWKINFRELYETTNTFLWKSLLGLEKLEEALFAAERGRAQTLTDNLLTQYKLPPSLLGPTVHLKETLPRLFTELSSPTLFLAIEGLTINIWLLSRGKQVTFRKGRLEGDRRDKYPVRSLMQSCLEKIGTDVRVRCEDRTFDELTHDCPFSREVCEEEKKSFQSLDNPFKVFYDAVVGPIVDMLGPQDDEMVIVPNGALCFTPWAAVIESIRIRTVPSLTSYQLILNVPEGHHNKTGALLVGNPCLKDLKDPPHDLPCAQKEVESIVSILNTTPLVGRQATKAEVMKQMSSVGLIHIAAHGNELTGEIALSPNPGWTSQFPQKKDFILKMSDVQAANLRARLVVLSCCHSGRGRILKGEGVVGIARAFLAAGARSVLVALWAIDDEATMVFMKSFYQHLKEGKPASVAVHQSIKCLRESKNFSEMRYWAPFQIIGDDVKIEFKVDDNVKE, encoded by the coding sequence ATGAGTGACAAAGACGGACATGAGAGGGTCTACAAAGCCAttcagtatcatgaaaaacatttgaaaattgcaaaagaaatcggtgatcgggccggagaaggacgagcttatggaaatctcggtaatgcttaccagtcactaggtgactatcaaaaagccatcgagtatcatgaaaaagatttgaaaattgcaaaagaaatcggtgaccgggccggagaaggaggagcttatggaaatctcggtaatgcttaccagtcactgggtgactatcaaaaagccatcgagtatcatgaaaaagatttgaaaattgcaaaagaaatcggtgatcgggccggagaaggacgagcctatgggaatctcggtaatgcttacgtctcactgggtgactatcaaaaagccattgagtatcataaaaaacatttaaaaattgcaaaagaaatcggtgatcgggccggagaaggaggagcttatggaaatctcggtaatgcttaccagtcactgggtgactatcaaaaagccatcgagtatcatgaaaaagatttgaaaattgcaaaagaaatcggtgaccGGGCCGGAGAAgaaggagcttatggaaatctcggtaatgcttaccagtcactgggtgactatcaaaaagccatcgagtatcatgaaaaacgtttgaaaattgcaaaagaaatcggtgatcgggccggagaaggacgagcttatggaaatctctgtaatgcttaccagtcactgggtgactatcaaaaagccatcgagtatcatgcaaaagatttgaaaattgcaaaagaaatcggtgatcgggccggagaaggaggagcttatggaaatctcggtaatgcttacaagtcactgggtgactatcaaaaagccatcgagtatcatgaaaaatgtttgaaaattgaaaaagaaatcggtgatcgggccggagaaggacgagcctatgggaatctcggtaatgcttactactcactgggtgactatcaaaaagccattgagtatcataaaaaacatttaaaaattgcaaaagaaatcggtgatcgggccggagaaggaggagcttatggaaatctcggtaatgcttacgactccctgggtgactatcaaaaagccatcgagtatcatgaaaaacatttgaaaattgcaaaagaaatcggtgatcgggctggagaaggacgagcttttCACAACATTGGAATTCGATTCTTTTCTCTTGGACAATTCGAAAATGCGGCAGATAGTTTTGGTTACGCTGTGGAAGCCTTTGATGCTGTAAGATCTTGCTTAAAGTCTAAAGatgattggaaaataaactttcgtgAGCTGTACGAGACGACGAACACTTTCTTATGGAAGTCGTTGCTAGGACTTGAAAAGTTGGAGGAGGCTTTGTTTGCAGCTGAACGGGGACGAGCGCAGACCTTGACTGATAATTTGCTGACTCAATATAAACTCCCTCCGTCCTTGTTAGGTCCCACAGTTCACCTGAAAGAGACTTTACCTCGCCTCTTCACAGAGCTTTCTTCGCCAACTCTTTTTCTAGCAATTGAAGGACTTACGATCAACATCTGGCTTCTAAGCAGGGGAAAGCAAGTTACCTTTCGGAAAGGGAGGCTGGAGGGTGATAGAAGAGACAAATATCCTGTACGCTCGTTAATGCAATCATGTTTAGAAAAAATAGGAACTGATGTTCGTGTAAGATGTGAAGATCGCACATTTGATGAACTCACCCATGATTGCCCGTTTAGCAGAGAAGTGTgcgaagaagaaaagaaatcatttcagTCTTTAGACAATCCTTTTAAGGTTTTTTATGATGCAGTTGTTGGCCCAATTGTTGACATGCTTGGACCTCAAGACGACGAGATGGTCATTGTTCCTAATGGTGCGCTGTGCTTTACTCCATGGGCCGCAGTTATTGAATCGATTAGGATTCGCACTGTTCCATCTcttacaagttatcaattgatcttaaATGTACCCGAAGGCCATCACAACAAGACAGGTGCGCTCTTGGTCGGAAATCCTtgcttgaaagatttgaaggATCCCCCGCATGACTTACCATGTGCTCAAAAGGAAGTAGAATCAATTGTATCAATTCTCAACACGACACCTCTAGTCGGGagacaggcaacaaaagctgaagtgatgaaacagatgtcgtcagttggtttaattcatattgctgcCCACGGAAACGAACTCACTGGAGAAATTGCCTTGTCCCCAAACCCTGGATGGACTTCACAATTCCCTCAGAAGAaggattttattttaaaaatgtccgATGTGCAGGCTGCCAAtcttcgagctcgtcttgtggtcttaagttgctgtcacagtggacgaggcagaATCTTGAAGGGCgagggtgtggtcggtatcgcacgtgccttcttggcagctggtgctcgttctgtgttggtggccctgtgggcaatagatgacgaagcgaccatggtgttcatgaaaagtttctaccaacacctgaaggaaggaaaacccGCCAGTGTTGCTGTTCACCAATCGATAAAATGCCTTCGAGAATCTAAGAACTTTTCTGAGATGAGATactgggctccattccaaATTATCGGAGATGACGTGAAGATTGAATTCAAGGTGGATGATAAtgtcaaagaatga